Below is a genomic region from Brassica rapa cultivar Chiifu-401-42 unplaced genomic scaffold, CAAS_Brap_v3.01 Scaffold0073, whole genome shotgun sequence.
TGGAAACTGCAGTTTCTTAACAAGAAATTTTTGCAGTTGTTAAAAAGTGGTGAAATTTTCAGGGTGAGACAAGAAAAGGGACTTGTAAAACCCTACGTGATTTTGCATTCAGGGGCTGGATCAAATTGGGAAATGTTTGATAAGGATTTTAAAACCTTTCAGAGACTTcctaaagttccttcttctgactATTGCTTTTTCCACAGCGATAAGGAAACAATATGTGTGGGTACTCAACTAATTGTCATTGGAAGAGAAATAGAGGGAATTGTGGTGTTTCGCTACGAGCTAGAGAATCATAAGTGGTTCAAAGGTCCTTCAATGATCACACCGAGGGTCATGTACGGTTCTGCTAGCCATGGAAAAACCGCATTCTTTGCAGGAGGCATTCAAATGGATGACAATGGAAACCCTATTGTTGTGCGAACTGTGGAAAAGTATAATGCTGATGCAAAAAGTTGGACTATGATTAATGGAATGCATAAAGCAAGGAAGTTCAGCTCAGGATGTTTCTTGCGTGGAAAATTTTATGTCCTCGGTGGCAGAGATGAGAATGATAAACACCTCACTTGTGGAGAAAGTTATGATGAGACCACAAATTCTTGGGAGTTGATACCTGACATGTTGAAAGACATGACATTCATTACGCCTTCCCAATCTCCGCCTCTTATAGCTGTGGTTGATGACAATCTATACATGTTGGAGACATCTTTGAACGAGCTTCGCGTATATGATATAAACACAAATATTTGGAAGAAACTTGGTGTTGTCCCTGTGAGCACAAACACTACCTTTGGTTGGGGGACTGCGTTTAAATCGATGGGAGATAGACTTCTGGTTGTTGGCTCTTCTCACTCTTGGCATAGGAAAGGAATAGTCTACTCATGCCGTCCTTCTCCAGACGTGGAAGAGCAGCACTGGGAAGAATTAAAATATTGGTGCAGTGGTGCTAAGCTCCCACAGTTTATTCATAACTGCTGTGTGATGTTTGCTTAAAGTTGTTTCCGAGGCAAACTTGTTTTGTATTTGTGCTTACAATAATTTTGTGGCCATGACGcccaaaacaattaaaattgtggttttatgttgtttttgttttctgaatttttgtttTGCATTTGAGATACAAATGTTGTTGTTTTTCGTTTATCTTAAGTGCTTATGTTtgtgaaaaaaacaaagattaatgTTGTTTATGTAATGATTATTGAATTTTATTGTTTTGCTTTTCCCCTCTTTAGACATTAATGTCACCTAATCATGTTCATTTAAAATCTCTATCATGTTTCagtttgttttttcaaaaatataggtttacaaaattatataccaCACTGAAATCATATCTAATTTTTACTTGCTTGGTTTGGATAACTAGAATTTTCAGGTTATTTGGTTTTAACCATAAACAatggttgtattttttaaaaataaaattgcctATTTCATTTTACATGGTTAGATGATGGATTTACTAAAAACATAGAatgtactaatttaattttggtaagaaaaattattatattttatgtgaaCCCAAATTGTATTATTTACACAGAGGAGTTGCAAATAATGgagttataaataattaaaaataagaaagcaACAGTTATGACAAATGTGCttgtttttctataaataatgataagaaaaatgttattatttttataatattattcatCAGTTTGATATTAGTGGCTTGATCCCCGTCACTAGTTACTAGATAATCCCAATTTGAAAATCCATGATCAACGATTTGactttactatattttttttctttgaagccGATTTAAGGAACAATTCGAAGCTATAGGGGCATCAGATTTTTCTTCGTAGAAGTGAACATTGTGAGCTACTTAAAAGGGTATCAGAGAAGCCGCAAAATATCTAttgctttataataaaaaatacttttttataatCTAAGAGTAACTAAATACAGTTTGGTTTGAATCAGGTTAATCATAGGGTGTTAAATTAATACTtgactttctatttctaaagtttatgtgttatatatacaaatcGACTTTGATCGAAGAAAAAATAGACAAATTGAATTTCATTATAACTGGAacgtaatcttttaatttgaaatGTGACCTTTTTATTTCACAGgtattaaatttgttatttattaagtTCTTTATTAATGCAtacatactttttaaaattccaatgaattaaaataagtaAGTTAACTGAAAgccaaaaattattcaaaaaactATTTCTGTCAAAGTGATAAATATTCtcaaacaattaacaaaaaaatagtcaAACCTGCAAAGAGTCACTAATTAGTAGTTTTATGATGTATGGGAAAAACTTAAACAAACTAACAAACGTTTAGTCAAAATCTCTAGAGAATGTATTACTTTGATTTATGGTAGAAGG
It encodes:
- the LOC117129719 gene encoding F-box/kelch-repeat protein At3g27150-like, yielding MLLKVLFWNLQEMMSKDMAKINQDMLMLRDDQTPKVGASLSQSKRRKISIVGIKPNIPDLNVKPCYDSDEEEKGEVTNIFQNLAGLKSHDGCYVHHKLLYELEVEIFARLPCFEYWKLQFLNKKFLQLLKSGEIFRVRQEKGLVKPYVILHSGAGSNWEMFDKDFKTFQRLPKVPSSDYCFFHSDKETICVGTQLIVIGREIEGIVVFRYELENHKWFKGPSMITPRVMYGSASHGKTAFFAGGIQMDDNGNPIVVRTVEKYNADAKSWTMINGMHKARKFSSGCFLRGKFYVLGGRDENDKHLTCGESYDETTNSWELIPDMLKDMTFITPSQSPPLIAVVDDNLYMLETSLNELRVYDINTNIWKKLGVVPVSTNTTFGWGTAFKSMGDRLLVVGSSHSWHRKGIVYSCRPSPDVEEQHWEELKYWCSGAKLPQFIHNCCVMFA